The following are from one region of the Oscarella lobularis chromosome 3, ooOscLobu1.1, whole genome shotgun sequence genome:
- the LOC136185066 gene encoding uncharacterized protein — MQRHLPFILLLLYCESLLVNAITAVTGDDCMEHIKYHNWCRLSSSWSPNIPRARSDLAVATYRRRYNDSSLGLTHILIYGGKSLVSGDNNNKNDSWIYSIRANSWKPVMLPITVHPPKFYNYRDTLTTLCQTQVLLFPQSLEEAWLFNGTTEEWKSINNTSLTSPSARSGYSLSAVPSDKTTCRCKESLLLYGGADNHVATYSNELWEFRCEEDSEVIKYRWINIPQNSSSWPPNLAYHTSFSVNAYMYIVSGSNCSNCSETFSDGIWRFQVQKSTWSLYDRVNFTEPQIGVVMREIGVVLLMSRHSSTNTVNVRFYDIHRKRVAFSPFNFGLADTDVFAGNMVATDDNVILLVGPDPYGKKVMATWRIDGLQMFNGLKSKDQKNLPFKRFRRPDLFPTPNEIGRVTAAIVGDVLFYHVKPCGIWQFDFNASMWTFYDPEWQPELSTALVSAFDDNILVAFATDVNSQKYELWIYRPSQRMWRQVHRPKARLPNREYKTFKAMQNKSLILYGSKEDPTELWIVTLNLSAMTATSYYLCRGSEIILPNLSHVHIALFEDALYSFGGTLKNGSCTVNLVRINVRKNTARCDFANLTHSDDKCVWKSAAIGRRVFYLAYNTTDTTPEREYGDLWTLDLPTVNQELAYNNQYHFHARSFLLAYKDKLVTWLPYKERDGGDGWFLYTFQPGCSPGTSSTDFQKYPCLPCPPGTYNDKKGAKTCEKCGDDLTTSSVGSTSLKNCTCAPSACHHGKCILSSNYTTKRCECNAGFIGIKCQYSTPFVFGSPLVVTIVLLVIAITYCAKRIKKQKKLSSQRYEQLQETRDDLQQAVIKLSDIWSANNEEIKWLKVIGEGSFGHVWSAEYRDEIVAVKVFKVKADDCTDEQLKDFNDESELLRSIFHANIVQFIGTGKNVEGKPFIVLEYMARGSIRHELDTNYALAPMELKLQVKYALDAAKGMRHLHSKGRMHRDLKSDNLLISDRGVVKVADLGCTKLVPRIIEGPENVRGTKAVGTALFRAPEIIRGEDYGASVDVYSYGITLWEIQTARRPYFDQLQLGVPVRDVVDRVVKEDLRPKFPTYCDKDMQELTQSCWQTIPLRRPTFDKIIHELESMCDLIDFK, encoded by the exons ATGCAGCGGCATTTGCCCTTCATTCTGCTTTTACTCTACTGCGAGtctcttctcgtcaacgCTATCACCGCGGTGACAGGCGACGACTGCATGGAGCATATAAAATACCACAATTGGTGCAGGTTGTCCTCGTCATGGAGTCCAAACATACCGAGGGCAAGAAGTGATCTAGCTGTCGCAACCTATCGCCGCAGATACAACGATTCATCGCTCGGCTTGACGCACATTCTAATTTACGGCGGCAAAAGTTTGGTCAGCGgagataataataataaaaacgaTTCGTGGATATATTCTATCCGGGCGAATTCGTGGAAGCCTGTAATGCTTCCAATAACTGTTCACCCTCCGAAATTTTACAATTACCGTGACACTTTGACCACGCTTTGCCAAACTCAGGTGCTTTTGTTTCCTCAAAGTTTAGAGGAGGCGTGGTTGTTTAACGGTACTACAGAAGAGTGGAAATCTATTAATAATACATCTTTGACATCTCCATCCGCTCGCTCCGGATATTCCCTTTCCGCTGTTCCAAGCGACAAAACAACGTGTCGTTGCAAGGAGTCCCTTTTACTATATGGAGGAGCGGACAATCATGTCGCGACCTATTCTAACGAATTGTGGGAGTTTCGTTGTGAAGAAGATAGCGAGGTCATTAAGTACAGATGGATAAATATTCCGCAAAACTCATCGTCATGGCCACCGAATCTAGCCTATCACACGTCTTTCTCGGTAAATGCATACATGTACATAGTCTCTGGCTCCAACTGCAGCAATTGCAGTGAAACGTTTTCGGACGGTATTTGGCGATTTCAAGTGCAAAAGTCGACGTGGTCTTTATATGACAGAGTTAATTTTACCGAACCTCAAATTGGAGTTGTTATGAGAGAGATTGGAGTGGTTTTGCTGATGAGCAGACATTCTTCTACAAATACTGTCAACGTTAGATTTTATGACATTCATAGAAAGAGAGTAGCATTTTCACCTTTCAATTTTGGCTTGGCAGATACCGACGTATTTGCTGGTAACATGGTTGCTACTGACGATAACGTTATTCTTCTTGTAGGGCCCGATCCTTATGGGAAAAAAGTCATGGCAACGTGGAGAATTGACGGACTGCAGATGTTCAACGGCTTGAAAAGTAAAGACCAAAAAAACTTGCCATTTAAGCGGTTTCGTCGTCCTGATCTTTTCCCTACTCCTAATGAAATCGGAAGGGTCACTGCAGCTATTGTAGGAGACGTTCTTTTCTATCATGTGAAGCCATGCGGTATTTGGCAATTTGACTTTAACGCCAGTATGTGGACGTTTTACGATCCTGAATGGCAGCCAGAACTTTCTACAGCACTTGTTTCTGCTTTTGATGATAATATTCTAGTTGCTTTCGCTACAGATGTCAACAGCCAAAAGTACGAGCTGTGGATCTACAGACCAAGCCAAAGAATGTGGAGACAAGTGCATCGGCCTAAAGCGAGGCTACCAAATAGAGAATACAAGACGTTTAAAGCAATGCAAAACAAGTCTCTGATTCTGTATGGAAGTAAAGAAGATCCTACCGAGCTATGGATTGTGACACTTAATTTGTCCGCGATGACTGCCACGTCGTACTATCTGTGTCGCGGCAGTGAAATCATTCTGCCTAATTTGTCCCATGTTCACATTGCTCTTTTTGAAGACGCGTTGTACTCTTTCGGCGGAACGCTAAAGAACGGATCGTGTACTGTCAATTTGGTTCGCATCaatgtaagaaaaaatacagcACGTTGCGACTTTGCAAACCTAACTCATTCTGACGATAAGTGCGTTTGGAAAAGTGCCGCAATTGGCCGTCGCGTATTCTATTTAGCGTACAACACTACAGATACAACGCCAGAGCGGGAATATGGAGATCTCTGGACCCTGGACCTTCCAACAGTAAATCAGGAACTAGCGTACAACAATCAGTATCACTTTCATGCACGTTCCTTCCTACTAGCATACAAAGATAAACTGGTGACATGGCTTCCATACAAGGAACGTGACGGAGGTGATGGCTGGTTTCTTTACACATTTCAACCTGGATGCTCTCCTGGAACGAGCAGCACAGATTTCCAAAAATACCCGTGCCTTCCGTGTCCTCCAGGAACGTACAATGACAAAAAAGGAGCAAAGACATGCGAAAAGTGCGGCGATGATTTGACTACATCGTCTGTAGGGTCAACTTCACTAAAGAACTGCACGTGTGCTCCAAGCGCCTGTCATCACGGTAAATGCATACTTAGCTCAAATTATACGACAAAGCGGTGTGAATGCAACGCCGGATTCATAGGAATAAAATGTCAATATTCCACGCCGTTTGTCTTTGGCTCTCCACTAGTAGTGACTATTGTACTTCTAGTTATTGCCATTACGTATTGCGCCAAGCGTAtcaaaaagcagaaaaaattatcGTCTCAAAGATACGAGCAGCTGCAAGAGACACGAGACGATTTACAACAAGCGGTGATTAAGCTGTCGGATATTTGGTCAGCCAACAACGAGGAGATTAAGTGGTTGAAGGTGATAGGAGAAGGATCGTTTGGCCACGTGTGGAGTGCTGAGTACCGCgatgaaatcgtcgccgttaAAGTGTTTAAAGTCAAAGCTGACGATTGTACTGACGAGCAATTGAAAgacttcaacgacgaaagcgaattgcTGAGATCGATATTTCACGCCAATATCGTTCAGTTCATAGGCACGGGTAAGAACGTTGAAGGAAAGCCATTCATCGTGCTCGAGTACATGGCTCGAGGTTCGATACGACACGAGCTGGACACGAACTACGCCCTTGCACCAATGGAACTGAAGCTTCAAGTAAAATATGCTCTGGATGCAGCTAAGGGTATGCGTCATCTGCACTCAAAAGGACGAATGCATAGAGATCTGAAAAGCGACAATTTGCTTATCAGTGATCGTGGAGTGGTCAAAGTGGCTGATTTGGGATGCACAAAACTCGTACCAAGGATAATTGAAGGTCCCGAGAACGTGAGAGGAACAAAGGCCGTTGGTACGGCGCTCTTTAGAGCCCCAGAAATAATTCGTGGAGAAGACTACGGCGCATCGGTAGACGTGTACAGCTACGGAATTACCTTGTGGGAAATTCAAACTGCAAGGCGTCCATACTTCGATCAGTTGCAGCTGGGCGTCCCAGTGAGAGATGTTGTAGATCGAGTTGTTAAAGAAGACCTTCGGCCCAAGTTTCCCACCTATTGCGACAAAGATATGCAAGAACTGACTCAGTCATGCTGGCAAACAATTCCACTTCGACGACCTACCTTTGACAAAATCATTCACGAGTTGGAGTCAATGTGCGATCTCATCG ATTTCAAGTAA